A stretch of the Planctomycetota bacterium genome encodes the following:
- the tmk gene encoding dTMP kinase — protein MTAPPTDLAETAPQWIDRLRGLFLVFEGPDGSGKSTQLRRLDALLKACGVPVIDVREPGGTAAGEAIRETLLDHKQAGMDVRCEMLLYMASRAQLVAERIRPALDRGDVVLADRFVASTLAYQGAAGGLPEADIRAVAAVVTHHAEPDLVLVFDVDEQTAARRLSPLLDRMEAKGAAFHARVRRGYLDQIERDPERYARIDATRDADCVFADMLAALHARFVPHHAS, from the coding sequence GTGACCGCGCCCCCGACCGATCTCGCCGAAACCGCTCCGCAGTGGATCGACCGCCTCCGCGGCTTGTTCCTCGTGTTCGAGGGGCCCGACGGTTCGGGCAAGAGCACACAGCTGCGCCGCCTCGACGCCTTGCTCAAGGCCTGCGGCGTGCCGGTCATCGACGTCCGCGAGCCCGGCGGCACCGCGGCCGGCGAGGCCATCCGCGAGACGCTGCTCGACCACAAGCAGGCGGGCATGGACGTGCGCTGCGAGATGCTGCTCTACATGGCCAGCCGCGCGCAGCTCGTCGCCGAGCGGATCCGCCCGGCCCTCGACCGCGGCGACGTCGTGCTAGCCGATCGCTTCGTCGCATCGACGCTGGCCTACCAGGGCGCCGCCGGCGGGCTGCCCGAGGCCGACATCCGCGCCGTCGCGGCCGTGGTGACCCACCACGCCGAGCCCGATCTCGTGCTCGTCTTCGACGTCGACGAGCAGACCGCGGCCCGCCGGCTCAGCCCGCTGCTGGACCGCATGGAGGCCAAGGGCGCCGCCTTCCACGCCCGAGTGCGGCGGGGCTACCTCGACCAGATCGAGCGCGACCCGGAGCGGTACGCCCGCATCGACGCCACCCGAGACGCCGACTGCGTCTTCGCGGACATGCTCGCCGCGCTCCACGCGCGATTCGTGCCGCACCACGCCTCCTAA